A genome region from Falco biarmicus isolate bFalBia1 chromosome 11, bFalBia1.pri, whole genome shotgun sequence includes the following:
- the ABCD3 gene encoding ATP-binding cassette sub-family D member 3 isoform X2: MFPCEAKLARSLTECSLSRLGSSKRSGKQALQNNEQKEGKKERAMVDRVFIARICRILKIMVPRTLCKETGYLLLIAVMLVVRTYCDIWMIQNGTVIESAIIGRSRKDFKKYLFNFIAAMPAISLVNNFLKYGLNELKLCFRVRLTRYLYEEYLKAFTYYKMGNLDNRIANPDQLLTQDVEKFCNSVVDLYSNLSKPFLDIVLYIFKLTSAIGAQGPASMMAYLIISGFFLTRLRRPIGKMTIIEQKYEGEYRYVNSRLITNSEEIAFYNGNLREKQTIHKTFRKLVEHLHNFILFRFSMGFIDTIIAKYLATVVGYLVVSRPFLNLADPRHQNSTHAELLEDYYQSGRMLLRMSQALGRIVLAGREMTRLAGFTARITELMQVLKDLNSGKYQRTMVSQDKDADKKQALPLIPGSGEIINTDNLIKFDHVPLVTPNGDVLIQDLNFEVRSGANVLICGPNGCGKSSLFRVLGELWPLFGGRLTKPVRGKLFYVPQRPYMTLGTLRDQVIYPDTLEDQRRKGISDQVLKEYLDNVQLGQILEREGGWDSVQDWMDVLSGGEKQRMAMARLFYHKPQFAILDECTSAVSVDVEGYIYSHCRKVGITLFTVSHRKSLWKHHDFYLHMDGRGNYEFKKITEDTVEFGS, translated from the exons taaaagaagtggaaaacaaGCACTGCAGAACAATGAG cagaaagagggaaagaaggagCGAGCAATGGTGGACAGAGTGTTTATTGCAAGAATATGTCGAATCCTGAAAATAATGGTCCCTAGAACGCTTTGTAAAGAG ACAGGTTATTTGCTGCTTATTGCTGTGATGCTGGTAGTCCGCACGTATTGTGATATTTGGATGATTCAAAATGGAACAGTCATTGAAAG TGCTATCATCGGCCGCAGCAGAAAAGATTTCAAGAAATACTTGTTCAACTTCATTGCTGCAATGCCTGCT ATCTCTTTAGTGAATAACTTCCTGAAGTATGGTCTAAATGAATTGAAACTTTGCTTCCGAGTAAGACTTACCAGATACCTCTATGAGGAATATCTTAA agctTTTACGTACTACAAAATGGGAAATCTGGACAACAGAATAGCTAATCCAGATCAACTCCTTACCCAGGATGTGGAAAAATTCTGTAATAGTGTAGTAGACCTGTACTCAAACCTTAGCAAG cccttcttggaTATAGTCTTGTATATCTTCAAGCTAACAAGTGCAATAGGAGCTCAG GGTCCAGCTAGCATGATGGCATACTTGATTATTTCAGGGTTTTTCCTTACACGTTTAAGGAGACCAATTGGCAAGATGACTATTATAGAACAAAAATATGAAGGGGAATACAGATACGTCAACTCACGGCTTATTACAAACAG tgaagaaattgctttttataATGGAAACTTGAGAGAAAAACAGACTATTCACAAAACCTTCCGTAAACTG GTGGAACACTTGCATAATTTTATCCTGTTCCGGTTCTCTATGGGTTTCATTGATACTATCATTGCCAAAT ATCTTGCCACTGTGGTTGGTTACCTGGTTGTTAGTCGTCCATTTTTGAACCTGGCTGATCCTCGTCATCAGAATAGTACTCATGCAGAACTTTTGGAG GATTACTACCAAAGTGGGAGAATGTTACTGAGAATGTCTCAAGCTTTGGGCAGAATAGTCCTAGCAGGCCGTGAAATGACAAGATTGGCTGG tttcacaGCCCGAATTACAGAATTAATGCAGGTCCTGAAGGACTTGAATAGTGGCAAATACCAGCGTACTATGGTATCACAAGACAAAG aTGCAGATAAAAAGCAAGCTCTGCCTTTGATACCTGGATCTGGAGAAATTATCAACACTGATAACCTTATCAA GTTCGATCATGTTCCGTTGGTGACACCTAATGGAGATGTTTTGATTCAAGACCTTAACTTTGAG GTTCGATCTGGTGCAAATGTACTAATTTGTGGGCCGAATGGGTGTGGGAAGAGCTCACTTTTTCGTGTTCTTGGTGAG ttgtGGCCTTTGTTTGGTGGGCGTTTAACAAAACCTGTAAGAGGAAAGTTGTTCTATGTTCCCCAG AGACCATATATGACTCTTGGAACGCTCAGAGATCAAGTTATCTATCCAGATACTTTAGAAGATCAGAGAAGGAAAGGTATTTCTGACCAG GTGCTGAAGGAATACTTGGATAATGTCCAGCTCGGGCAAATCTTGGAACGTGAAGGAGGCTGGGATAGTGTTCAGGATTGGATGGATGTACTCAGCGggggagaaaaacagagaatgGCA ATGGCAAGGTTATTTTATCATAAGCCCCAGTTTGCAATTCTGGATGAGTGCACCAGTGCTGTTAGTGTTGATGTAGAAGGCTACATTTACAGCCACTGCCGGAAG GTTGGCATCACTCTCTTCACTGTCTCCCACAGAAAATCACTCTGGAAACATCATGAT ttttacttGCATATGGATGGCAGAGGAAACTACGAGTTCAAGAAAATAACTGAAGACACAGTTGAATTTGGATCTTAA
- the ABCD3 gene encoding ATP-binding cassette sub-family D member 3 isoform X1, with translation MAAYSKYLTVRHSAVAGAAAVCALLCLLNKRRAAAQHGKRSGKQALQNNEQKEGKKERAMVDRVFIARICRILKIMVPRTLCKETGYLLLIAVMLVVRTYCDIWMIQNGTVIESAIIGRSRKDFKKYLFNFIAAMPAISLVNNFLKYGLNELKLCFRVRLTRYLYEEYLKAFTYYKMGNLDNRIANPDQLLTQDVEKFCNSVVDLYSNLSKPFLDIVLYIFKLTSAIGAQGPASMMAYLIISGFFLTRLRRPIGKMTIIEQKYEGEYRYVNSRLITNSEEIAFYNGNLREKQTIHKTFRKLVEHLHNFILFRFSMGFIDTIIAKYLATVVGYLVVSRPFLNLADPRHQNSTHAELLEDYYQSGRMLLRMSQALGRIVLAGREMTRLAGFTARITELMQVLKDLNSGKYQRTMVSQDKDADKKQALPLIPGSGEIINTDNLIKFDHVPLVTPNGDVLIQDLNFEVRSGANVLICGPNGCGKSSLFRVLGELWPLFGGRLTKPVRGKLFYVPQRPYMTLGTLRDQVIYPDTLEDQRRKGISDQVLKEYLDNVQLGQILEREGGWDSVQDWMDVLSGGEKQRMAMARLFYHKPQFAILDECTSAVSVDVEGYIYSHCRKVGITLFTVSHRKSLWKHHDFYLHMDGRGNYEFKKITEDTVEFGS, from the exons taaaagaagtggaaaacaaGCACTGCAGAACAATGAG cagaaagagggaaagaaggagCGAGCAATGGTGGACAGAGTGTTTATTGCAAGAATATGTCGAATCCTGAAAATAATGGTCCCTAGAACGCTTTGTAAAGAG ACAGGTTATTTGCTGCTTATTGCTGTGATGCTGGTAGTCCGCACGTATTGTGATATTTGGATGATTCAAAATGGAACAGTCATTGAAAG TGCTATCATCGGCCGCAGCAGAAAAGATTTCAAGAAATACTTGTTCAACTTCATTGCTGCAATGCCTGCT ATCTCTTTAGTGAATAACTTCCTGAAGTATGGTCTAAATGAATTGAAACTTTGCTTCCGAGTAAGACTTACCAGATACCTCTATGAGGAATATCTTAA agctTTTACGTACTACAAAATGGGAAATCTGGACAACAGAATAGCTAATCCAGATCAACTCCTTACCCAGGATGTGGAAAAATTCTGTAATAGTGTAGTAGACCTGTACTCAAACCTTAGCAAG cccttcttggaTATAGTCTTGTATATCTTCAAGCTAACAAGTGCAATAGGAGCTCAG GGTCCAGCTAGCATGATGGCATACTTGATTATTTCAGGGTTTTTCCTTACACGTTTAAGGAGACCAATTGGCAAGATGACTATTATAGAACAAAAATATGAAGGGGAATACAGATACGTCAACTCACGGCTTATTACAAACAG tgaagaaattgctttttataATGGAAACTTGAGAGAAAAACAGACTATTCACAAAACCTTCCGTAAACTG GTGGAACACTTGCATAATTTTATCCTGTTCCGGTTCTCTATGGGTTTCATTGATACTATCATTGCCAAAT ATCTTGCCACTGTGGTTGGTTACCTGGTTGTTAGTCGTCCATTTTTGAACCTGGCTGATCCTCGTCATCAGAATAGTACTCATGCAGAACTTTTGGAG GATTACTACCAAAGTGGGAGAATGTTACTGAGAATGTCTCAAGCTTTGGGCAGAATAGTCCTAGCAGGCCGTGAAATGACAAGATTGGCTGG tttcacaGCCCGAATTACAGAATTAATGCAGGTCCTGAAGGACTTGAATAGTGGCAAATACCAGCGTACTATGGTATCACAAGACAAAG aTGCAGATAAAAAGCAAGCTCTGCCTTTGATACCTGGATCTGGAGAAATTATCAACACTGATAACCTTATCAA GTTCGATCATGTTCCGTTGGTGACACCTAATGGAGATGTTTTGATTCAAGACCTTAACTTTGAG GTTCGATCTGGTGCAAATGTACTAATTTGTGGGCCGAATGGGTGTGGGAAGAGCTCACTTTTTCGTGTTCTTGGTGAG ttgtGGCCTTTGTTTGGTGGGCGTTTAACAAAACCTGTAAGAGGAAAGTTGTTCTATGTTCCCCAG AGACCATATATGACTCTTGGAACGCTCAGAGATCAAGTTATCTATCCAGATACTTTAGAAGATCAGAGAAGGAAAGGTATTTCTGACCAG GTGCTGAAGGAATACTTGGATAATGTCCAGCTCGGGCAAATCTTGGAACGTGAAGGAGGCTGGGATAGTGTTCAGGATTGGATGGATGTACTCAGCGggggagaaaaacagagaatgGCA ATGGCAAGGTTATTTTATCATAAGCCCCAGTTTGCAATTCTGGATGAGTGCACCAGTGCTGTTAGTGTTGATGTAGAAGGCTACATTTACAGCCACTGCCGGAAG GTTGGCATCACTCTCTTCACTGTCTCCCACAGAAAATCACTCTGGAAACATCATGAT ttttacttGCATATGGATGGCAGAGGAAACTACGAGTTCAAGAAAATAACTGAAGACACAGTTGAATTTGGATCTTAA
- the ABCD3 gene encoding ATP-binding cassette sub-family D member 3 isoform X3 — protein MVDRVFIARICRILKIMVPRTLCKETGYLLLIAVMLVVRTYCDIWMIQNGTVIESAIIGRSRKDFKKYLFNFIAAMPAISLVNNFLKYGLNELKLCFRVRLTRYLYEEYLKAFTYYKMGNLDNRIANPDQLLTQDVEKFCNSVVDLYSNLSKPFLDIVLYIFKLTSAIGAQGPASMMAYLIISGFFLTRLRRPIGKMTIIEQKYEGEYRYVNSRLITNSEEIAFYNGNLREKQTIHKTFRKLVEHLHNFILFRFSMGFIDTIIAKYLATVVGYLVVSRPFLNLADPRHQNSTHAELLEDYYQSGRMLLRMSQALGRIVLAGREMTRLAGFTARITELMQVLKDLNSGKYQRTMVSQDKDADKKQALPLIPGSGEIINTDNLIKFDHVPLVTPNGDVLIQDLNFEVRSGANVLICGPNGCGKSSLFRVLGELWPLFGGRLTKPVRGKLFYVPQRPYMTLGTLRDQVIYPDTLEDQRRKGISDQVLKEYLDNVQLGQILEREGGWDSVQDWMDVLSGGEKQRMAMARLFYHKPQFAILDECTSAVSVDVEGYIYSHCRKVGITLFTVSHRKSLWKHHDFYLHMDGRGNYEFKKITEDTVEFGS, from the exons ATGGTGGACAGAGTGTTTATTGCAAGAATATGTCGAATCCTGAAAATAATGGTCCCTAGAACGCTTTGTAAAGAG ACAGGTTATTTGCTGCTTATTGCTGTGATGCTGGTAGTCCGCACGTATTGTGATATTTGGATGATTCAAAATGGAACAGTCATTGAAAG TGCTATCATCGGCCGCAGCAGAAAAGATTTCAAGAAATACTTGTTCAACTTCATTGCTGCAATGCCTGCT ATCTCTTTAGTGAATAACTTCCTGAAGTATGGTCTAAATGAATTGAAACTTTGCTTCCGAGTAAGACTTACCAGATACCTCTATGAGGAATATCTTAA agctTTTACGTACTACAAAATGGGAAATCTGGACAACAGAATAGCTAATCCAGATCAACTCCTTACCCAGGATGTGGAAAAATTCTGTAATAGTGTAGTAGACCTGTACTCAAACCTTAGCAAG cccttcttggaTATAGTCTTGTATATCTTCAAGCTAACAAGTGCAATAGGAGCTCAG GGTCCAGCTAGCATGATGGCATACTTGATTATTTCAGGGTTTTTCCTTACACGTTTAAGGAGACCAATTGGCAAGATGACTATTATAGAACAAAAATATGAAGGGGAATACAGATACGTCAACTCACGGCTTATTACAAACAG tgaagaaattgctttttataATGGAAACTTGAGAGAAAAACAGACTATTCACAAAACCTTCCGTAAACTG GTGGAACACTTGCATAATTTTATCCTGTTCCGGTTCTCTATGGGTTTCATTGATACTATCATTGCCAAAT ATCTTGCCACTGTGGTTGGTTACCTGGTTGTTAGTCGTCCATTTTTGAACCTGGCTGATCCTCGTCATCAGAATAGTACTCATGCAGAACTTTTGGAG GATTACTACCAAAGTGGGAGAATGTTACTGAGAATGTCTCAAGCTTTGGGCAGAATAGTCCTAGCAGGCCGTGAAATGACAAGATTGGCTGG tttcacaGCCCGAATTACAGAATTAATGCAGGTCCTGAAGGACTTGAATAGTGGCAAATACCAGCGTACTATGGTATCACAAGACAAAG aTGCAGATAAAAAGCAAGCTCTGCCTTTGATACCTGGATCTGGAGAAATTATCAACACTGATAACCTTATCAA GTTCGATCATGTTCCGTTGGTGACACCTAATGGAGATGTTTTGATTCAAGACCTTAACTTTGAG GTTCGATCTGGTGCAAATGTACTAATTTGTGGGCCGAATGGGTGTGGGAAGAGCTCACTTTTTCGTGTTCTTGGTGAG ttgtGGCCTTTGTTTGGTGGGCGTTTAACAAAACCTGTAAGAGGAAAGTTGTTCTATGTTCCCCAG AGACCATATATGACTCTTGGAACGCTCAGAGATCAAGTTATCTATCCAGATACTTTAGAAGATCAGAGAAGGAAAGGTATTTCTGACCAG GTGCTGAAGGAATACTTGGATAATGTCCAGCTCGGGCAAATCTTGGAACGTGAAGGAGGCTGGGATAGTGTTCAGGATTGGATGGATGTACTCAGCGggggagaaaaacagagaatgGCA ATGGCAAGGTTATTTTATCATAAGCCCCAGTTTGCAATTCTGGATGAGTGCACCAGTGCTGTTAGTGTTGATGTAGAAGGCTACATTTACAGCCACTGCCGGAAG GTTGGCATCACTCTCTTCACTGTCTCCCACAGAAAATCACTCTGGAAACATCATGAT ttttacttGCATATGGATGGCAGAGGAAACTACGAGTTCAAGAAAATAACTGAAGACACAGTTGAATTTGGATCTTAA